One Fusarium falciforme chromosome 12, complete sequence DNA window includes the following coding sequences:
- a CDS encoding HET domain-containing protein, whose product MTLCSLCKTIPPKFFSSARNDQCTVEHHPNLVALEKSVEAGCRMCAIVYNAIQRRVKDGKIYSTMDGKPVDLSQQINLRSTKFGAQSVCLGWADVGSMRGIEVPHDWDDVAVYDCKPELGMASDLKYQSDTVRWWLENCWGKHAECRKNHDASYLPTRLIDVESSDPNLVRLVVTAQEPIDDPRYIASSHCWGLNMPESAKTVTSNFNKHTESIPLSDLSRTFIDFIRISRDIGVRYVWIDSLCIIQDSYEDWTVEAAQMAAVYSNAYVTVAASSSSDGTGGCRKGDASDSFFGPADLKWDEEDESGNRKTRTIRVFAKPEGHAVTSLSQDPLVSRGWTLQERELSPRVVHYSKDTIRWECACQKATLEFPWSDSLSFNNALRAFDQGQLQPQGTEGWYSDEAVRKNSFVWFEVVERYTKRSLTKQTDILPAVSGIARYFSKEIGDKYHAGLFESHGVIALIWRIAGKSKDKRSRHSEYLAPTWSWASVKGPAEWWWTLKQHKPEPVDHTFTPQILEMSTVPAGDDPFSILKGGTLRLKGLLVPVGAMWREQDRLEHDQRSIIAIQADGQMTKVGTITFDIPEEACQVLFCFACRRESQFGWIDALGLTQTGQGTLQFKRVGLVRSKEKSWWEKAVTAEISII is encoded by the coding sequence ATGACTCTCTGCAGCCTATGCAAGACCATTCCCCCCAAGTTCTTTAGCTCAGCTCGAAATGACCAATGCACTGTCGAACATCACCCGAACCTTGTCGCTCTTGAGAAGTCGGTAGAAGCAGGATGTCGCATGTGCGCGATCGTTTATAATGCGATACAACGTCGcgtcaaggacggcaagattTACAGTACAATGGATGGGAAGCCTGTTGATTTGTCCCAGCAGATCAACTTGAGGAGCACCAAGTTTGGCGCGCAGTCAGTATGTCTGGGTTGGGCTGACGTGGGGAGTATGCGAGGCATAGAGGTCCCGCACGATTGGGACGATGTCGCTGTATACGACTGCAAGCCAGAGTTGGGAATGGCATCGGACCTTAAGTACCAGAGTGACACAGTCAGGTGGTGGCTGGAGAACTGCTGGGGAAAGCATGCCGAGTGTCGGAAGAACCACGATGCCTCATATCTTCCGACCCGCTTGATCGACGTCGAATCCTCTGATCCTAACCTCGTCCGATTGGTAGTCACTGCTCAAGAGCCCATCGACGATCCACGCTATATCGCTTCCAGCCATTGTTGGGGTCTCAACATGCCAGAATCAGCCAAGACGGTCACCTCCAACTTCAACAAGCATACTGAGAGCATCCCGTTATCAGACCTGTCCCGAACATTTATCGACTTCATAAGGATAAGCAGAGATATTGGCGTCCGATATGTCTGGATTGACTCGCTATGCATCATCCAGGACTCCTATGAGGATTGGACCGTCGAGGCGGCACAGATGGCGGCTGTGTACTCCAATGCCTATGTTACCGTGGCTGCGTCAAGTTCATCTGACGGCACTGGTGGATGCCGAAAAGGAGATGCGTCAGATTCGTTCTTTGGGCCTGCCGACTTGAAgtgggatgaagaagatgagtcTGGAAACAGAAAGACTCGTACAATCCGTGTCTTTGCTAAGCCCGAGGGCCATGCAGTTACCAGTCTCTCGCAAGATCCTCTGGTCTCAAGAGGATGGACACTCCAAGAGCGTGAGCTATCACCTAGAGTGGTGCACTACTCAAAGGACACAATCCGATGGGAGTGTGCGTGTCAAAAGGCAACCCTCGAATTTCCCTGGAGTGACAGCCTCTCGTTCAACAACGCGCTCAGGGCGTTTGACCAGGGCCAACTTCAACCTCAAGGCACTGAGGGATGGTATTCAGATGAGGCTGTGAGGAAGAATAGCTTTGTGTGGTTCGAAGTCGTGGAGCGATATACGAAACGATCACTCACGAAGCAGACGGATATCTTACCAGCGGTTTCTGGAATCGCGCGATACTTTTCTAAAGAAATTGGGGACAAGTATCATGCTGGCCTCTTTGAGTCTCATGGTGTTATCGCATTAATCTGGAGGATCGCAGGCAAATCCAAGGATAAGAGGAGTCGACACTCCGAGTATCTCGCCCCAacttggtcttgggcttcAGTGAAGGGTCCGGCCGAGTGGTGGTGGACGCTCAAGCAACACAAACCAGAGCCCGTCGACCACACATTCACGCCGCAGATTCTCGAGATGAGCACAGTACCTGCGGGAGATGACCCTTTTAGTATTCTCAAAGGCGGCACACTGAGGCTAAAGGGTCTCCTCGTGCCTGTTGGCGCCATGTGGCGAGAACAAGACAGGCTTGAGCATGACCAGCGGTCAATCATTGCCATTCAAGCAGATGGACAAATGACAAAAGTCGGAACCATAACTTTTGACATTCCTGAGGAGGCTTGCCAAGTATTGTTCTGCTTTGCCTGTCGCAGGGAGAGCCAGTTTGGCTGGATCGACGCCCTGGGACTGACTCAGACGGGACAGGGAACGTTGCAGTTTAAGCGTGTGGGACTGGTTCGGTCGAAAGAGAAGTCTTGGTGGGAGAAGGCGGTCACGGCAGagattagtattatatag